A stretch of the Procambarus clarkii isolate CNS0578487 chromosome 47, FALCON_Pclarkii_2.0, whole genome shotgun sequence genome encodes the following:
- the LOC138350736 gene encoding uncharacterized protein: MLQHTTNPAAAHNKSSCSTQQSQLQHTTNPAAAHNKASCSTQQSQLQHTTKPAAAHNKASCSTQQSQLQHTTKPAAAHNKASCSTQQSQLQHTTKPAAAHNKASFSTQQSQLQHTAKPAAAHSKASCSTQQSQLQHTTKPAAAHNKASCSTQQSQLQHTAKPAAAHSKASCSTQQSQLQHTTHKEIQHTTQQQLKHKTHLQM; this comes from the coding sequence ATGTTGCAGCACACAACAAATCCAGCTGCAGCACACAACAAATCCAGCTGCAGCACACAACAAAGTCAGCTGCAGCACACAACAAATCCAGCTGCAGCACACAACAAAGCCAGCTGCAGCACACAGCAAAGCCAGCTGCAGCACACAACAAAGCCAGCTGCAGCACACAACAAAGCCAGCTGCAGCACACAACAAAGCCAGCTGCAGCACACAACAAAGCCAGCTGCAGCACACAACAAAGCCAGCTGCAGCACACAACAAAGCCAGCTGCAGCACACAACAAAGCCAGCTGCAGCACACAACAAAGCCAGCTTCAGCACACAACAAAGCCAGCTGCAGCACACAGCAAAGCCAGCTGCAGCACACAGCAAAGCCAGCTGCAGCACACAGCAAAGCCAGCTGCAGCACACAACAAAGCCAGCTGCAGCACACAACAAAGCCAGCTGCAGCACACAACAAAGCCAGCTGCAGCACACAGCAAAGCCAGCTGCAGCACACAGCAAAGCCAGCTGCAGCACACAGCAAAGCCAGCTGcagcacacaacacacaaggagattcagcacacaacacagcagcaactgAAGCACAAAACACACCTGCAGATGTAG